One part of the Macrobrachium rosenbergii isolate ZJJX-2024 chromosome 3, ASM4041242v1, whole genome shotgun sequence genome encodes these proteins:
- the LOC136850707 gene encoding uncharacterized protein has protein sequence MGLSTTSRSSTSNDFEEDFKDDLEVDFEDNIEVDFEDDIEDDFDDELEDDFDYELEEDLEDVFEDDLEDDFEDELEGGFQDDFEHDLEVDVEYDFEVDFKDDLEVDVEYDFEADFKDDLEETSRSTSRST, from the coding sequence atgGGCTTGAGTACGACTTCGAGGTCGTCGACCTCGAACGACTTCGAGGAAGACTTCAAGGATGACCTCGAGGTTGACTTCGAGGACAACATCGAGGTCGATTTCGAGGACGACATCGAGGACGACTTCGAtgacgagctcgaggacgacttcgattaTGAGCTCGAGGAAGACCTCGAGGACgtcttcgaggacgacctcgaggacgacttcgaggacgagctcgagggcGGCTTCCAGGACGACTTCGAgcacgacctcgaggtcgacgtCGAGTACGACTTCGAGGTCGACTtcaaggacgacctcgaggtcgacgtCGAGTACGACTTCGAGGCCGACTTCAAGGACGACCTCGAGGAAACGTCGAGGTCGACGTCGAGGTCGACTTaa